The genomic DNA TACCAGCGCCCACCGGCGACCCCGAGGCGCCGCTGAAAGCTCTGGTCTTCGACGCCCACTTCGATAAATACCGCGGCGTGATCCTGCAGGTTCGCGTCATGGAAGGGACGCTCAAGCCGCGCGATATCATCCACTTCATGCATACCGATCGCGACTTCAAAGTCGATGAACTTGGCTACAACCAACTGAAACTCGTACCTCGCAAACAGCTCAGCGCGGGCGAAGTCGGCTACATCGTCGCGGGAGTCAAAAGCGTTCAAGACATCGAGATCGGCGATACGATTACGTTGGCAGATCGCCCAGCCACCGAACCGATCCCAGGCTATCAACCGGCACGCCAAGTCGTCTTCTCGTCGGTCTATCCGATGAGCACCGACGAATACCAGGACCTGACCAAGGCTTTGGACAAATTGGCCATCAACGACGCTGCGTTGACTTACGAAAAAGATAGCTCCGCCGCGTTGGGCTTCGGCTTCCGTTGCGGCTTCCTCGGCTTGTTGCACCTGGACGTGATCCAGGAACGACTGCAACGCGAGTTTGACATCGGGCTGGTGATTTCCGCTCCCTCGGTGAAGTATCAGTTGACGATGACCGACGGCTCGACGTTGGAAGTCGACAACCCGAGCTATTGGCCCGACCCGATGAAGATCCAGTCGGCGGCGGAACCTTATATCAAGGCGACGATCCTGACGCCCGAGGCGTATGTCGGTCCGATCATGGAGTTGTGTCGAGATCATCGCTCCGAATCGCAGACGATGAACTACCTGTCGGCGGGGCGTGTCGAAGTGGTCAGCGAGATGCCGCTAGGCGAGGTGCTGTTCGATTTCTACGGCAAGCTGAAGATGATCACCCGCGGCTACGGATCGTTCGATTACGTGCCGATCGAATACCGCACGACCGACGTGGTGAAGGTCGAGATCTTGGTCAACAAAGAACCGATCGATGCACTCTCTTATTTGGTCCACCGCGAGAAGGCACGGACGCGAGCGTTGCACTACTGCGAACAGCTTGCCGAGGCGATTCCACGACACCAGTTCAAGATCCCGATCCAGGGTGCGATCGGCGGCACGATCATCGCCCGAGCTACGATCCAACCCTATCGCAAAGATGTTACGGCCAAACTGTACGGCGGTGATGTGACGCGAAAGAACAAGCTGTTGGAGAAGCAGAAGAAGGGTAAGGCGAAGATGAAGCAGTTCGGCAGCGTGAACATCCCGCAGAAGGCGTTTGTCTCCGTATTGCAAGCCGATAAAGACTGATCGGTCGGTTTCGTTCTTCGATAGCTCTAGCATTCAATAGTTGGTCGGCGAGATGACAAACCTGACGATCGCGATGCACGGTGTCACCGGGCGGATGGGAACCCATCAACATTTTGTCCGCTCGATTTTGGCGATCATGCGCCAAGGAGGCGTCCGTGCGGCCAACGGAGAAATGATTCAGGTGACGCCGATTCTGCTTGGACGCAACGAAACGAAGTTGCGACACTTGGCGGAGGTTGTGGCGGACCAAGAGATCGGGACGCAGGTCGCTTGGTCGACCGATGTCGCTGCCGTCCTGACCGATCCCCGGGTCGATATCGTCTTCGATGCTTCGAGTACTCAGATGCGGGCGTCGATCGTCCGTCAGGCGGCTCAGCAGGGCAGGGCGGTTTATTGCGAAAAACCGATCGCCGTCGATGTGTCACAGGCGATGGTCTTAGCCGAGCTTTGTGAATCGGCGGGAATCAAAAATGGTGTGGTCCAGGACAAGTTGTGGTTGCCGGGCGTTTGCAAATTGAGAACGCTCCGCGACGGAGGTTTTTTCGGCGATATCCTCAGCGTCCGCGGCGAGTTTGGTTATTGGGTCTTCACCGGCCATGATCCCGATCGCCCGGCGCAGCGGCCTTCGTGGAACTATCGTCGCGAGGACGGCGGCGGAATGATGCTGGATATGTTCTGTCATTGGCAATATCTGCTGGGCGATCTGTTGGGCCCAATCGATCGCGTTCTGGCTCACGCGACGATCGATCTGCCCGAGCGAATCGACGAGGCGGGCAACCCTTATGCCTGCACCGCGGACGATTCGGCGTATGCGATTTTTGTGACCGAAAGCGGGATCACGTGCCAGTTCAATTGCTCTTGGGCGACGCGCGTGCGACGCGACGATCTGTTGACGATCCAAATCGATGGGACCAAGGGATCGGCGGTCGCTGGATTGCGAGACTGTTGGGTTCAAGAGATGGCTGCGACGCCGCGACCGGTTTGGAATCCCGACATCCCACAACCGATCGACTTCCACAGTGGATGGCAGAAGCTGCCCGACACGACGACCTACGACAACGCCTTTAAGGTTCAGTGGGAGTTGTTTTTGCGGCACGTTGCGGCGGACGAACCATTTCCTTGGACGCTGCGTCGTGGAGTCGACGGAGTTGCGTTGGCCGAAGCCGGTCAGACGTCATCGGCAGAACAACGTTGGGTGTCGCTCGGCGGATCGCCGTCGTCAATATGAACGGCAATTCCGTTGGTCGCCTTTCGCTCCGCGAAAGTGCGTCAGCAGCGCGCACTTTCGCGGAGCGAAAGGCGACCATCGAAGCGAAAAATGCCACGGTTGATCGTCGGCTACAATCCCACGTCTCGCCGAGCTGCATTTGTCCTTCGTCGCTCCCCACGTTCATTTGCGGCAACCGTATGTTCACACGAATTTAGCCGGTTCATCACGCGCCCTGAACAATGGGAATGCTTGCACCGATTCGAATCGCTCGGGCACATATTCAGGAATGGCTTGGGTGTGTAGGCTGGGCCAGTGGCATCGGTTCGCTGGCATGTCGGCGGCGCTTGTTATTGCGAGAGTGGGGGCTCCCGTTTGCAGCGGGCCAGCCGCTAGATGGTGTCCGTTGTCACTGAACCTATCGCCCGATAGGTTGTCTCAAGCGGTGGGTTGGCGATCGACACCGATCAATCGAGAGTGACGGGAAAAGGGACTACGGAAAAGGAAAACGGGTTGAACGAGCAGCAGGGTGAAGAGTGCGATTTGTCGACGCGTCACGAGCGGATCGGTGCGATGTGCGCTGTTGGTGCACATATGATGTGGGGCTTTTTTCCGCTCTACTGGCACCTGCTCGATTACGTTCCCTCGGCCACGCTGACGGCGTACCGGGTGATTTGGTCGTTCCTGTTGTTGATGACGCTATCGATCGCGATGCCTCAGCTGCGTCGTGCTCTGCTGCAGCTACGCGAGCCGCGGAAACTGGCGATCTACGCGGCGACAGCGACGATGATCGGGATCAACTGGGGTGCGTTCATGTACGCAGTTGGCAGCGGCCAAGTGCTGCAGGCCTCTCTGGGCTACTACATCAATCCGCTGCTGAACGTGTTGCTTGGAGTCGTCGTGTTGGGCGAACGCTTGAAGCCATTTCAGTGGATCGCCGTCGGATTTGCCGCGATTGGCGTTGCCGTGATGGTGATGATGGGCTCGGGGATGCCGTGGATCGCGTTGGCGATGGCCTCCGCTTTTGCAATCTATGGTCTGCTGAAGAAGAAGGCGACGCTGCCGCCGTTGGAAGGATTGTCGATCGAGACGGGGCTGCTGTTTCCCGCCGCGTTGGCGTTCCTGTTGCTGCAATCGCCCGATCCGGGCGCACAGCCTTACTCTCCGGTCACCTGGTTGCTGTTGATCATCGGCGGAGCGCTCACGATCGCACCGCTGGCTCTGTTTGCGACCGCAGCCAAGCGCGTCACGCTGACAACGATTGGGATCTTGCAATACGTGGGGCCGACGTTGCAGTGGTTTGTCGGCGTCGTGTTGTTAGGCGAAGCGTTTGGCGGCAGCAAACTGATCGGTTTTCTGTTCGTCTGGACCGGCGTGACCGTCTTCATCGTCGGCGGCCTGCAGATGCAGAGCCGAGCGACGCGGCAAGCCCGCCAAGTCGCGCTGGCCGAATAGAACGATGGTCGCCTTTCGCTCCGCGAAAGTGCGGTCGGCGTGCGCACTTTCGCGGAGCGAAAGGCGACCAACCGAAGACGTCGCTTCTTACTTGCGAGGCTTGGTGAATCGCAGCAGGTAGTTTTCTTCGAACGCATCGACTTCGACTTCATCGGTGAACTGGAAGCCGGCCGCGATGACTTCGCTTTGGAAGACCTCTTTTCCAGCCCGCACATGGCCGAGGATGAACTCGCGCGATTTGCCTGGAATGCGGTCGAAGTCGATCAGGATCAATCGCCCGCCGGGCTTTAATGCACGGTAGATCGACGCCAGCGATTGCATCGGCTTTTCAAAGTGATGGTAGGTATCGCAGATGAATACCAGGTCGACCGATTCGGAAGGCAAGCGGATCGAAACGTCGGTGCCAAGCACGGGCGTTAGGTTTTCGATCCCATCGGCTGTCGCTCGCGAGGCGATGTGCTGCAGGAAGCTTGGTGCGATGTCGACGCTGTAGACCCATCCGTCCCAACCGGTCGTCTTGGCAAACAACTGGCTGTAGAAACCGGTCCCCGCTCCGACGTCGGCGATCCTTTCGCCCGGTTTGATCGCACACGCTTCGAGCACAGCTTTTCGCCCGGCGTAGACCTCGCGGCTTTCGACTTCGAAGCGATCCAGCCATTCGCTGACGTTGAGTTCGGGATCCTTGAAGTTGTCGTTGATCCCAGCGGGCAGCGGAATCGTGGCGGGAGCTTCGGTTGCCGTCTGTTGGGCTTCCAGTCGTGCCGACGTTTGGACCGAGAGGGCAAACAATGCTGCTAGCGAGATGTGAAGGAAGGATCGGTGAGTCATCGGTTCTCTCATTCCTCTTGGGCTGTAAAGTTGACTGCTGTTTTGTTTACTCGTCTGCAGGCATCCGCTGGCCTGCGGTTGGGGCTGGCGCCTATTGTAACAAGGGCATTGCGACTTCGTTCTGCTCGAGATTGACCAGAGTGCTCAGCCACGAGTCAGTTCGATTGGTTTGACGCCTTGGTGTCGGTTGCCTTTTCTGCTGGGATCTTCTTCGGCGGCCCGGTGCTGGTCATTTGATCGTGCATGCCCAGGCCGACGAAGGTTGCGAATAAGATGCTTGTCGCAAGCAGGCCCATCCCCAACCATCGCGTTCGTTTGATCTGCCACCACATCAACAAACCCGAACAGCCCCAGAAGACCATCGAGACGAACATCACATCGACCAGCAGCGCCCACAGCCAACGGATCTCCACGACCGGCGTGTAGATTCGTCCCAGGTGCATGCGTTGCAAGAAGGCTTTTTTGGTCAGTTGCGGGCGGTCGTCCTCGCGAACACTGTTGACGCTGCCGTCGGCCAAGTTGTAGCTGACGATGCAGGGAATGCCGTCGGCTTCAGCCGAAAAGACGACGCTCAGTTTTCGATACCCGAGGCTGGCCCGGTTCGATGGCAGCCCCAATTGATCGAGCACTTCGGGGATCTGGCGTTGGATGTCGGCAGAAACATTGGGCTCGATCTCGACTCGATAGACCTCTGCCAACGGATCGGATTTATCATCTGCCGCGTCGTCAGCTTCGGCGTCGACAAGCGTCGTGCGAACTTCGCCGTCGCCGGTGACGGGATTGACGGCCAATTGATGTTTGGCGGTGGGAGTGTTGACGTTGTATTCCAGGTGTCCGCTGAACAGCGGTCGCCGGTCGTCGGTGATGCGCAGCTCGGGGCCCTGCGATTCGGACGTTAGAAGGTTGATTTGTTCGACGACCGCAATCGCTGTCTGCTGCGCCGATGTCAGGTCGGTCAGCAGCCCGGCGTCGAGATCCGCCGCGTGGTAGGTGGTGACTTCGTCGGCGGTGAACATCCGCGGGTGATTGAACATCCATCCGCTGAACCCGTACATCAGCACCCAGGGGAACATGAAGATACCCGAATAGAGATGGATCCGCCGCAGCAGCATCACCGTCGATCGGCCCAGCTTTTCAGCTCGCGTCTTCTTTTTAGGTAGCCGTCGCGCCGATTCGCCGTTTGCGTTATCGAGATCGTCGGGCGAATTGGGAGTGGCGGATTCGGTCGAGCTCGACATGGCAGGCGTTGAGGATTGGGGAGGTGAATCGCGGCCAACGCGATCGCGCGGTGGATCGCAGTTACGCTGGGCGGATGCATTGTAGAGTGGGAGGTTCGCCGCAGGGTGCGCGGTCGATTAGATCGTTGCTGCAATCTGAGCAAGCAACAAGGGGGCAATCGAGTCGGCAGCAACTGCTATACGTGGGGCAGGGCAGGGGGGGCTTTTATTGTCCGGACTCGCCTCTTCATTCGACCTGCGATAGATCGCGACCGGCGGATGCTGCAGTTGCTGCTAACTGCACATCTTAAAAAAGGCGGAAGCCTCGGATCTCGCCGAGTGTGTTCCTTATTCATCCCAGAGGTCGTCGGTGTAGCCTTCGGGGAAGGGGTTGTAGTTCTCTTGCTGCAGTTTGCGTTTGCTGAGGTCGTCCGGTTTCGTTGCAGGCTGCTTCTTTTTGCTCCGCGGCGGCGCTGGCTTCTTGAGTGGCTTGGGCTGCGATTTTTGTTTGGTTGCTTTTTTAGCTGGCTTTGCTTTGGGCTGGGGCAGGGCAGGGGGGCATGGTTTGGGAATTGGCGAGGGTTCTTCGGCGAGCGAGCTGAGTTCGTCTTGGATCGCGTCGGCATTAAACCGATCCAGCCAGCGGGCCAGTTGTTCGTCGGTCAGTGGGCTGTCGGGCTTGTGCGATTTGCCTCGCTTGGCCTGTCGATTGCCACGGCCTTGTTTGTTTTTCTTCGCACCGGTAGTGACTTGGCCAGCGAGCAGTCGTTCGTACCAGATGTCCGCGTCGACCGATTTCCCGCCGCGGCGATCGATCGCTTTTTGAAGCCGATGGTCCGACGAGACGACAGTCAATTGCTTGGGGTGCGAACTCTTTGCGATCAAGTCTTCGATCAAGTCGTCCGCTTCAGGATGGTCGACGGCATAGAAGATTTGGATTCCGCTGGAGTCGACCTGGTGGGCGTCGATCTGTTTTCCCGAGTGACGGTCGAAGACGATCGTCGTTTGGGGAAGGTCTTGCGGTTCCAAATAGGCAGCGATCGTATCGATCAATCGCTGCCGCGCCCGTTCCAACCATGCCGCTCCATGACCGGTTCCCATCAGGTCGGATTGGTGCAGCAGGTTGTATCCATCGATTAACAGACGCATAGATATCTACAGTGGCATTGGGAATCAAAGCCGTGTTGTCCTGCCGCGGCTGTCAACGGTCGCATCTATCCTGTTACTAGCACGAAGCGCCAGCGAGTGATGGATCTGTTACTAGCACGAAGCGCGAGCGAGTGTTGAATCTCCTGAATCTGTTACTAGCCCGAAACACCCGCGAGTGTTGGATCTCCACTCGCTTGCGCTTCGTGCTAGTATTGCTAGGCGAAAGGCGACTCGCCATTCACCGTTTTGGCATCCGCGTCAGGAGGCGTTTTCGGTCTCCGCTGCGATCCGATTGACGGCGTTGAGCATCGCCAGGATCGTCGCTTCGACCGTGTCGGTGCTGACGCCGATCCCGCGATAGGTCTTGCCGTTATATTCGATCTCCAGCGTCGTTTCGCCTTGCGCGTCGCGACCCAGCGTGGCGCTGTGGACTTGGAAATCCTTGCACATGACTTTCATGCCGGTGATCTGTTCGACGGCCCAGAAGGCGGCGTCGATCGGTCCGTCCCCTTGGTTGACCTCGGCCGAATGTTCTTCGTCGCCGCGGCGAAGCGTCAACTTCA from Rosistilla oblonga includes the following:
- the lepA gene encoding translation elongation factor 4 yields the protein MKHIRNFCIIAHIDHGKSTLADRLIQSCGGVSLREFQDQLLDSMDIERERGITIKSNTVTLDYRAPDGQDYLLNLIDTPGHVDFSHEVRRSLMASDGALIVVDASQGVEAQTVANLYLAMEYDLEMLPVINKIDLPAADVDRAREEIDADLGLDPFAAIPVSAKTGVGIEDVLAGIVEHLPAPTGDPEAPLKALVFDAHFDKYRGVILQVRVMEGTLKPRDIIHFMHTDRDFKVDELGYNQLKLVPRKQLSAGEVGYIVAGVKSVQDIEIGDTITLADRPATEPIPGYQPARQVVFSSVYPMSTDEYQDLTKALDKLAINDAALTYEKDSSAALGFGFRCGFLGLLHLDVIQERLQREFDIGLVISAPSVKYQLTMTDGSTLEVDNPSYWPDPMKIQSAAEPYIKATILTPEAYVGPIMELCRDHRSESQTMNYLSAGRVEVVSEMPLGEVLFDFYGKLKMITRGYGSFDYVPIEYRTTDVVKVEILVNKEPIDALSYLVHREKARTRALHYCEQLAEAIPRHQFKIPIQGAIGGTIIARATIQPYRKDVTAKLYGGDVTRKNKLLEKQKKGKAKMKQFGSVNIPQKAFVSVLQADKD
- a CDS encoding Gfo/Idh/MocA family protein — encoded protein: MTNLTIAMHGVTGRMGTHQHFVRSILAIMRQGGVRAANGEMIQVTPILLGRNETKLRHLAEVVADQEIGTQVAWSTDVAAVLTDPRVDIVFDASSTQMRASIVRQAAQQGRAVYCEKPIAVDVSQAMVLAELCESAGIKNGVVQDKLWLPGVCKLRTLRDGGFFGDILSVRGEFGYWVFTGHDPDRPAQRPSWNYRREDGGGMMLDMFCHWQYLLGDLLGPIDRVLAHATIDLPERIDEAGNPYACTADDSAYAIFVTESGITCQFNCSWATRVRRDDLLTIQIDGTKGSAVAGLRDCWVQEMAATPRPVWNPDIPQPIDFHSGWQKLPDTTTYDNAFKVQWELFLRHVAADEPFPWTLRRGVDGVALAEAGQTSSAEQRWVSLGGSPSSI
- the rarD gene encoding EamA family transporter RarD; the protein is MNEQQGEECDLSTRHERIGAMCAVGAHMMWGFFPLYWHLLDYVPSATLTAYRVIWSFLLLMTLSIAMPQLRRALLQLREPRKLAIYAATATMIGINWGAFMYAVGSGQVLQASLGYYINPLLNVLLGVVVLGERLKPFQWIAVGFAAIGVAVMVMMGSGMPWIALAMASAFAIYGLLKKKATLPPLEGLSIETGLLFPAALAFLLLQSPDPGAQPYSPVTWLLLIIGGALTIAPLALFATAAKRVTLTTIGILQYVGPTLQWFVGVVLLGEAFGGSKLIGFLFVWTGVTVFIVGGLQMQSRATRQARQVALAE
- a CDS encoding class I SAM-dependent methyltransferase, with product MTHRSFLHISLAALFALSVQTSARLEAQQTATEAPATIPLPAGINDNFKDPELNVSEWLDRFEVESREVYAGRKAVLEACAIKPGERIADVGAGTGFYSQLFAKTTGWDGWVYSVDIAPSFLQHIASRATADGIENLTPVLGTDVSIRLPSESVDLVFICDTYHHFEKPMQSLASIYRALKPGGRLILIDFDRIPGKSREFILGHVRAGKEVFQSEVIAAGFQFTDEVEVDAFEENYLLRFTKPRK
- a CDS encoding PepSY domain-containing protein — its product is MSSSTESATPNSPDDLDNANGESARRLPKKKTRAEKLGRSTVMLLRRIHLYSGIFMFPWVLMYGFSGWMFNHPRMFTADEVTTYHAADLDAGLLTDLTSAQQTAIAVVEQINLLTSESQGPELRITDDRRPLFSGHLEYNVNTPTAKHQLAVNPVTGDGEVRTTLVDAEADDAADDKSDPLAEVYRVEIEPNVSADIQRQIPEVLDQLGLPSNRASLGYRKLSVVFSAEADGIPCIVSYNLADGSVNSVREDDRPQLTKKAFLQRMHLGRIYTPVVEIRWLWALLVDVMFVSMVFWGCSGLLMWWQIKRTRWLGMGLLATSILFATFVGLGMHDQMTSTGPPKKIPAEKATDTKASNQSN
- a CDS encoding NYN domain-containing protein, which encodes MRLLIDGYNLLHQSDLMGTGHGAAWLERARQRLIDTIAAYLEPQDLPQTTIVFDRHSGKQIDAHQVDSSGIQIFYAVDHPEADDLIEDLIAKSSHPKQLTVVSSDHRLQKAIDRRGGKSVDADIWYERLLAGQVTTGAKKNKQGRGNRQAKRGKSHKPDSPLTDEQLARWLDRFNADAIQDELSSLAEEPSPIPKPCPPALPQPKAKPAKKATKQKSQPKPLKKPAPPRSKKKQPATKPDDLSKRKLQQENYNPFPEGYTDDLWDE